Proteins co-encoded in one Conger conger chromosome 4, fConCon1.1, whole genome shotgun sequence genomic window:
- the il12rb2 gene encoding interleukin-12 receptor subunit beta-2 isoform X1 has product MVGSMSSPCAALPVFTLMILLCGEPAAAAKKWCTASSEIGAFVQLGSSFRMYCTSEYPCPGKKSIHINLEEVNSHIHNDTTSSVTVTNIRENKTFTCKCTTSSKDSGICGYDIYPGYPPQAPENLTCIQKGESGSITCSWKKGRETHLWPTSQLWVKTVAPNGTAVVISKLGSGSVTFPVFKSQTFYSVWVTETNKLGSAVSESLNFSLNDIVKPLPPDINGVNCSSRHCILHWDSGQNPLRMQVQYRTDQGSWTTPLFIQANANQTWVMQDLEPLTMYEMRARCKLMPGRGLWSEWSTVQSRTDEEVPLKKLDIWYTEESPQSQNTDLTVLWKEPSKSEAGGRILGYSLEVHDLKQGGTTLYNTNSSAGCSIACTRCNVTLFTYNSKGHSPPVHITLPLQTDQSEVAPLKVRCMPHSNSSNSIAISWQKPATARPVREYLVEWHPARNRKQGLRWKRINHDQLHTVITKDIRPGDCYKGAVYALYDNIIAGKASFLDAFSLESAPTQGPSPSVTVGDGRVTVTWTEIPLEQRGGCLKRYTIYLERAMDRTVRKYGPIDPSLTSYSALSGLHPGEKYNLSMTGSTTAGEGHRGRTCIFFFPRQEDQQVLSVIMFASCTFFLCLLLVISLWQISSVQQRVSKCCFCIMPDIPDPANSKWAKECAAIKGQLMLEYQLSLDDSIESEEEPHTMEVQEFSMPWDLVNPELSSTSPPVGGTTDLCLLLQPNHSPLQAPPLYEGQLTFSYIKSLSHESSSSEQTQETKSTDVTVDYISPQGLLADGSEVEAEEDCLGDLNFFPYRPSPFLEPMFPCGGKLTLDAVKIDCSFLE; this is encoded by the exons ATGGTCGGATCAATGTCTTCCCCATGTGCGGCTTTGCCAGTTTTTACATTGATGATTCTGCTGTGTGGCgaaccagcagcagcag caAAGAAATGGTGTACTGCATCTTCAGAAATTGGTGCATTTGTCCAGTTGGGTTCAAGTTTTCGCATGTACTGCACCAGTGAATACCCTTGCCCTGGAAAGAAATCAATTCACATCAATCTGGAAGAGGTCAATTCTCATATCCACAATGATACAACATCATCTGTCACTGTTACAAATATCAGAGAGAATAAAACCTTCACCTGCAAGTGTACAACCTCTTCTAAAGATTCAGGAATCTGTGGATATGACATCTATCCTGGAT ACCCACCGCAGGCACCTGAGAACTTGACATGTATTCAAAAAGGGGAATCTGGAAGTATAACATGCTCGTGGAAAAAGGGAAGGGAGACCCACCTCTGGCCAACATCACAGTTATG ggtgaAAACGGTAGCTCCGAATGGCACCGCAGTGGTCATCTCCAAACTTGGATCTGGCTCTGTGACATTTCCGGTCTTTAAATCCCAGACTTTCTACTCTGTGTGGGTCACAGAGACAAACAAGCTGGGCTCTGCAGTCTCCGAAAGCCTGAATTTTTCACTCAATGACATAG TCAAGCCCCTGCCCCCAGACATAAATGGAGTGAATTGCTCCTCTCGACACTGTATCCTCCATTGGGACAGCGGACAGAACCCACTACGCATGCAAGTCCAGTACCGCACTGACCAAGGAAGCTGGACTACTCCCCTCTTCATT CAGGCAAATgcaaaccagacctgggtcatgcAGGACCTAGAACCATTGACGATGTATGAAATGCGAGCCAGGTGCAAGCTCATGCCAGGGAGAGGTCTATGGAGTGAGTGGAGCACTGTCCAGAGCAGAACTGACGAGGAAG TTCCGCTTAAGAAGCTGGACATATGGTACACTGAAGAGTCCCCCCAGTCCCAAAACACAGATCTCACTGTGCTCTGGAAG GAGCCGAGTAAATCTGAGGCAGGAGGAAGGATTCTTGGATACAGCCTAGAGGTTCACGATCTAAAGCAGGGAGGCACCACATTGTACAACACCAACAGCAGTGCTGGCTGTTCAATCGCCTGCACTCGCTGTAACGTCACACTCTTTACCTACAACTCCAAGGGCCACTCGCCACCTGTTCACATAACCCTACCTCTTCAGACAG ACCAGTCTGAAGTTGCCCCTCTGAAAGTGCGGTGCATGCCTCATAGTAACAGCAGTAACAGCATCGCCATCTCCTGGCAGAAACCTGCCACTGCACGGCCTGTGCGCGAGTACCTAGTGGAGTGGCACCCAGCTAGAAACAGGAAGCAGGGGCTCAGGTGGAAAAGGATAAATCATGACCAGCTCCACACTGTCATCACAA aggacataCGTCCAGGTGACTGCTATAAAGGAGCCGTCTACGCACTGTATGACAACATAATCGCTGGAAAGGCCAGTTTTTTGGATGCGTTCTCATTGGAATCAG CTCCTACACAGGGCCCTTCTCCCTCTGTGACTGTGGGAGATGGCAGAGTGACTGTGACTTGGACAGAAATCCCACTGGAACAGCGGGGAGGTTGCCTGAAGAGATATACAATCTACCTAGAACGGGCAATGGACAGGACCGTTCGAAAGTACG GTCCAATAGACCCTTCTTTGACAAGTTACAGTGCTCTCAGTGGCCTGCACCCTGGAGAAAAGTACAACTTGTCAATGACAGGGAGCACAACTGCAGGAGAGGGACACCGGGGAAGGACCTGCATCTTCTTCTTCCCGCGCC aggaAGACCAGCAGGTGCTTTCTGTCATCATGTTTGCCAGTTGCACCTTCTTTTTGTGTTTGCTCCTGGTCATAAGTTTGTGGCAGATCTCATCAGTACAGCAAAG AGTTTCAAAGTGCTGCTTCTGCATAATGCCTGACATTCCAGATCCTGCCAACAGCAAATGGGCAAAGGAGTGTGCAGCAATCAAG GGACAATTGATGCTGGAATACCAGTTGAGCCTGGATGACTCCATTGAAAGTGAGGAGGAGCCTCATACCATGGAGGTACAGGAATTTTCGATGCCTTGGGATTTAGTTAACCCGGAGCTCAGCAGTACGTCCCCCCCGGTTGGGGGCACCACTGATCTGTGCCTCCTGCTCCAGCCCAACCACAGCCCTTTGCAGGCCCCACCCCTGTATGAAGGCCAGCTGACCTTCTCTTACATCAAGAGCTTATCCCATGAATCGAGCAGCTCAGAGCAGACTCAGGAGACCAAGAGCACCGATGTGACTGTGGACTACATCTCTCCCCAAGGCCTGCTGGCTGACGGCAGCGAGGTGGAGGCAGAGGAAGACTGTCTGGGAGACCTGAACTTTTTCCCATATCGCCCGAGCCCCTTCCTAGAGCCTATGTTTCCATGCGGGGGAAAATTGACTTTGGATGCAGTGAAGATAGACTGTAGTTTCCTGGAGTAA
- the il12rb2 gene encoding interleukin-12 receptor subunit beta-2 isoform X2 produces the protein MVGSMSSPCAALPVFTLMILLCGEPAAAAKKWCTASSEIGAFVQLGSSFRMYCTSEYPCPGKKSIHINLEEVNSHIHNDTTSSVTVTNIRENKTFTCKCTTSSKDSGICGYDIYPGYPPQAPENLTCIQKGESGSITCSWKKGRETHLWPTSQLWVKTVAPNGTAVVISKLGSGSVTFPVFKSQTFYSVWVTETNKLGSAVSESLNFSLNDIVKPLPPDINGVNCSSRHCILHWDSGQNPLRMQVQYRTDQGSWTTPLFIANANQTWVMQDLEPLTMYEMRARCKLMPGRGLWSEWSTVQSRTDEEVPLKKLDIWYTEESPQSQNTDLTVLWKEPSKSEAGGRILGYSLEVHDLKQGGTTLYNTNSSAGCSIACTRCNVTLFTYNSKGHSPPVHITLPLQTDQSEVAPLKVRCMPHSNSSNSIAISWQKPATARPVREYLVEWHPARNRKQGLRWKRINHDQLHTVITKDIRPGDCYKGAVYALYDNIIAGKASFLDAFSLESAPTQGPSPSVTVGDGRVTVTWTEIPLEQRGGCLKRYTIYLERAMDRTVRKYGPIDPSLTSYSALSGLHPGEKYNLSMTGSTTAGEGHRGRTCIFFFPRQEDQQVLSVIMFASCTFFLCLLLVISLWQISSVQQRVSKCCFCIMPDIPDPANSKWAKECAAIKGQLMLEYQLSLDDSIESEEEPHTMEVQEFSMPWDLVNPELSSTSPPVGGTTDLCLLLQPNHSPLQAPPLYEGQLTFSYIKSLSHESSSSEQTQETKSTDVTVDYISPQGLLADGSEVEAEEDCLGDLNFFPYRPSPFLEPMFPCGGKLTLDAVKIDCSFLE, from the exons ATGGTCGGATCAATGTCTTCCCCATGTGCGGCTTTGCCAGTTTTTACATTGATGATTCTGCTGTGTGGCgaaccagcagcagcag caAAGAAATGGTGTACTGCATCTTCAGAAATTGGTGCATTTGTCCAGTTGGGTTCAAGTTTTCGCATGTACTGCACCAGTGAATACCCTTGCCCTGGAAAGAAATCAATTCACATCAATCTGGAAGAGGTCAATTCTCATATCCACAATGATACAACATCATCTGTCACTGTTACAAATATCAGAGAGAATAAAACCTTCACCTGCAAGTGTACAACCTCTTCTAAAGATTCAGGAATCTGTGGATATGACATCTATCCTGGAT ACCCACCGCAGGCACCTGAGAACTTGACATGTATTCAAAAAGGGGAATCTGGAAGTATAACATGCTCGTGGAAAAAGGGAAGGGAGACCCACCTCTGGCCAACATCACAGTTATG ggtgaAAACGGTAGCTCCGAATGGCACCGCAGTGGTCATCTCCAAACTTGGATCTGGCTCTGTGACATTTCCGGTCTTTAAATCCCAGACTTTCTACTCTGTGTGGGTCACAGAGACAAACAAGCTGGGCTCTGCAGTCTCCGAAAGCCTGAATTTTTCACTCAATGACATAG TCAAGCCCCTGCCCCCAGACATAAATGGAGTGAATTGCTCCTCTCGACACTGTATCCTCCATTGGGACAGCGGACAGAACCCACTACGCATGCAAGTCCAGTACCGCACTGACCAAGGAAGCTGGACTACTCCCCTCTTCATT GCAAATgcaaaccagacctgggtcatgcAGGACCTAGAACCATTGACGATGTATGAAATGCGAGCCAGGTGCAAGCTCATGCCAGGGAGAGGTCTATGGAGTGAGTGGAGCACTGTCCAGAGCAGAACTGACGAGGAAG TTCCGCTTAAGAAGCTGGACATATGGTACACTGAAGAGTCCCCCCAGTCCCAAAACACAGATCTCACTGTGCTCTGGAAG GAGCCGAGTAAATCTGAGGCAGGAGGAAGGATTCTTGGATACAGCCTAGAGGTTCACGATCTAAAGCAGGGAGGCACCACATTGTACAACACCAACAGCAGTGCTGGCTGTTCAATCGCCTGCACTCGCTGTAACGTCACACTCTTTACCTACAACTCCAAGGGCCACTCGCCACCTGTTCACATAACCCTACCTCTTCAGACAG ACCAGTCTGAAGTTGCCCCTCTGAAAGTGCGGTGCATGCCTCATAGTAACAGCAGTAACAGCATCGCCATCTCCTGGCAGAAACCTGCCACTGCACGGCCTGTGCGCGAGTACCTAGTGGAGTGGCACCCAGCTAGAAACAGGAAGCAGGGGCTCAGGTGGAAAAGGATAAATCATGACCAGCTCCACACTGTCATCACAA aggacataCGTCCAGGTGACTGCTATAAAGGAGCCGTCTACGCACTGTATGACAACATAATCGCTGGAAAGGCCAGTTTTTTGGATGCGTTCTCATTGGAATCAG CTCCTACACAGGGCCCTTCTCCCTCTGTGACTGTGGGAGATGGCAGAGTGACTGTGACTTGGACAGAAATCCCACTGGAACAGCGGGGAGGTTGCCTGAAGAGATATACAATCTACCTAGAACGGGCAATGGACAGGACCGTTCGAAAGTACG GTCCAATAGACCCTTCTTTGACAAGTTACAGTGCTCTCAGTGGCCTGCACCCTGGAGAAAAGTACAACTTGTCAATGACAGGGAGCACAACTGCAGGAGAGGGACACCGGGGAAGGACCTGCATCTTCTTCTTCCCGCGCC aggaAGACCAGCAGGTGCTTTCTGTCATCATGTTTGCCAGTTGCACCTTCTTTTTGTGTTTGCTCCTGGTCATAAGTTTGTGGCAGATCTCATCAGTACAGCAAAG AGTTTCAAAGTGCTGCTTCTGCATAATGCCTGACATTCCAGATCCTGCCAACAGCAAATGGGCAAAGGAGTGTGCAGCAATCAAG GGACAATTGATGCTGGAATACCAGTTGAGCCTGGATGACTCCATTGAAAGTGAGGAGGAGCCTCATACCATGGAGGTACAGGAATTTTCGATGCCTTGGGATTTAGTTAACCCGGAGCTCAGCAGTACGTCCCCCCCGGTTGGGGGCACCACTGATCTGTGCCTCCTGCTCCAGCCCAACCACAGCCCTTTGCAGGCCCCACCCCTGTATGAAGGCCAGCTGACCTTCTCTTACATCAAGAGCTTATCCCATGAATCGAGCAGCTCAGAGCAGACTCAGGAGACCAAGAGCACCGATGTGACTGTGGACTACATCTCTCCCCAAGGCCTGCTGGCTGACGGCAGCGAGGTGGAGGCAGAGGAAGACTGTCTGGGAGACCTGAACTTTTTCCCATATCGCCCGAGCCCCTTCCTAGAGCCTATGTTTCCATGCGGGGGAAAATTGACTTTGGATGCAGTGAAGATAGACTGTAGTTTCCTGGAGTAA
- the il12rb2 gene encoding interleukin-12 receptor subunit beta-2 isoform X3, whose amino-acid sequence MVGSMSSPCAALPVFTLMILLCGEPAAAAKKWCTASSEIGAFVQLGSSFRMYCTSEYPCPGKKSIHINLEEVNSHIHNDTTSSVTVTNIRENKTFTCKCTTSSKDSGICGYDIYPGYPPQAPENLTCIQKGESGSITCSWKKGRETHLWPTSQLWVKTVAPNGTAVVISKLGSGSVTFPVFKSQTFYSVWVTETNKLGSAVSESLNFSLNDIVKPLPPDINGVNCSSRHCILHWDSGQNPLRMQVQYRTDQGSWTTPLFIQANANQTWVMQDLEPLTMYEMRARCKLMPGRGLWSEWSTVQSRTDEEVPLKKLDIWYTEESPQSQNTDLTVLWKEPSKSEAGGRILGYSLEVHDLKQGGTTLYNTNSSAGCSIACTRCNVTLFTYNSKGHSPPVHITLPLQTDQSEVAPLKVRCMPHSNSSNSIAISWQKPATARPVREYLVEWHPARNRKQGLRWKRINHDQLHTVITKDIRPGDCYKGAVYALYDNIIAGKASFLDAFSLESAPTQGPSPSVTVGDGRVTVTWTEIPLEQRGGCLKRYTIYLERAMDRTVRKYGPIDPSLTSYSALSGLHPGEKYNLSMTGSTTAGEGHRGRTCIFFFPRQEDQQVLSVIMFASCTFFLCLLLVISLWQISSVQQRVSKCCFCIMPDIPDPANSKWAKECAAIKGQLMLEYQLSLDDSIESEEEPHTMEPNHSPLQAPPLYEGQLTFSYIKSLSHESSSSEQTQETKSTDVTVDYISPQGLLADGSEVEAEEDCLGDLNFFPYRPSPFLEPMFPCGGKLTLDAVKIDCSFLE is encoded by the exons ATGGTCGGATCAATGTCTTCCCCATGTGCGGCTTTGCCAGTTTTTACATTGATGATTCTGCTGTGTGGCgaaccagcagcagcag caAAGAAATGGTGTACTGCATCTTCAGAAATTGGTGCATTTGTCCAGTTGGGTTCAAGTTTTCGCATGTACTGCACCAGTGAATACCCTTGCCCTGGAAAGAAATCAATTCACATCAATCTGGAAGAGGTCAATTCTCATATCCACAATGATACAACATCATCTGTCACTGTTACAAATATCAGAGAGAATAAAACCTTCACCTGCAAGTGTACAACCTCTTCTAAAGATTCAGGAATCTGTGGATATGACATCTATCCTGGAT ACCCACCGCAGGCACCTGAGAACTTGACATGTATTCAAAAAGGGGAATCTGGAAGTATAACATGCTCGTGGAAAAAGGGAAGGGAGACCCACCTCTGGCCAACATCACAGTTATG ggtgaAAACGGTAGCTCCGAATGGCACCGCAGTGGTCATCTCCAAACTTGGATCTGGCTCTGTGACATTTCCGGTCTTTAAATCCCAGACTTTCTACTCTGTGTGGGTCACAGAGACAAACAAGCTGGGCTCTGCAGTCTCCGAAAGCCTGAATTTTTCACTCAATGACATAG TCAAGCCCCTGCCCCCAGACATAAATGGAGTGAATTGCTCCTCTCGACACTGTATCCTCCATTGGGACAGCGGACAGAACCCACTACGCATGCAAGTCCAGTACCGCACTGACCAAGGAAGCTGGACTACTCCCCTCTTCATT CAGGCAAATgcaaaccagacctgggtcatgcAGGACCTAGAACCATTGACGATGTATGAAATGCGAGCCAGGTGCAAGCTCATGCCAGGGAGAGGTCTATGGAGTGAGTGGAGCACTGTCCAGAGCAGAACTGACGAGGAAG TTCCGCTTAAGAAGCTGGACATATGGTACACTGAAGAGTCCCCCCAGTCCCAAAACACAGATCTCACTGTGCTCTGGAAG GAGCCGAGTAAATCTGAGGCAGGAGGAAGGATTCTTGGATACAGCCTAGAGGTTCACGATCTAAAGCAGGGAGGCACCACATTGTACAACACCAACAGCAGTGCTGGCTGTTCAATCGCCTGCACTCGCTGTAACGTCACACTCTTTACCTACAACTCCAAGGGCCACTCGCCACCTGTTCACATAACCCTACCTCTTCAGACAG ACCAGTCTGAAGTTGCCCCTCTGAAAGTGCGGTGCATGCCTCATAGTAACAGCAGTAACAGCATCGCCATCTCCTGGCAGAAACCTGCCACTGCACGGCCTGTGCGCGAGTACCTAGTGGAGTGGCACCCAGCTAGAAACAGGAAGCAGGGGCTCAGGTGGAAAAGGATAAATCATGACCAGCTCCACACTGTCATCACAA aggacataCGTCCAGGTGACTGCTATAAAGGAGCCGTCTACGCACTGTATGACAACATAATCGCTGGAAAGGCCAGTTTTTTGGATGCGTTCTCATTGGAATCAG CTCCTACACAGGGCCCTTCTCCCTCTGTGACTGTGGGAGATGGCAGAGTGACTGTGACTTGGACAGAAATCCCACTGGAACAGCGGGGAGGTTGCCTGAAGAGATATACAATCTACCTAGAACGGGCAATGGACAGGACCGTTCGAAAGTACG GTCCAATAGACCCTTCTTTGACAAGTTACAGTGCTCTCAGTGGCCTGCACCCTGGAGAAAAGTACAACTTGTCAATGACAGGGAGCACAACTGCAGGAGAGGGACACCGGGGAAGGACCTGCATCTTCTTCTTCCCGCGCC aggaAGACCAGCAGGTGCTTTCTGTCATCATGTTTGCCAGTTGCACCTTCTTTTTGTGTTTGCTCCTGGTCATAAGTTTGTGGCAGATCTCATCAGTACAGCAAAG AGTTTCAAAGTGCTGCTTCTGCATAATGCCTGACATTCCAGATCCTGCCAACAGCAAATGGGCAAAGGAGTGTGCAGCAATCAAG GGACAATTGATGCTGGAATACCAGTTGAGCCTGGATGACTCCATTGAAAGTGAGGAGGAGCCTCATACCATGGAG CCCAACCACAGCCCTTTGCAGGCCCCACCCCTGTATGAAGGCCAGCTGACCTTCTCTTACATCAAGAGCTTATCCCATGAATCGAGCAGCTCAGAGCAGACTCAGGAGACCAAGAGCACCGATGTGACTGTGGACTACATCTCTCCCCAAGGCCTGCTGGCTGACGGCAGCGAGGTGGAGGCAGAGGAAGACTGTCTGGGAGACCTGAACTTTTTCCCATATCGCCCGAGCCCCTTCCTAGAGCCTATGTTTCCATGCGGGGGAAAATTGACTTTGGATGCAGTGAAGATAGACTGTAGTTTCCTGGAGTAA
- the serbp1a gene encoding SERPINE1 mRNA binding protein 1a isoform X2: MPGQLQEGFGCVVTNRFDQLFDDESDPFEVLKEAEIKKKDAGTPGAAKTAGQAAKQPKKESQKDRKNPLLDKKEEPQAEVPLKKEGIRRVGRRPDQQAPQPGPPGPQQQGGPGEGRPSDRRPDRRPPRERRFDKPSDEKPEGGEFSVEKSAGDRPMRGRGGARGGRGGGRGRGMGRGDGFDSRGKREFDRHSGSDRSLKAEEKRGGSGSHNWGTVKDELSELDQSAVTEETAEGEEHPPADSENKENEVEEVKEEGPKEMTLDEWKAMQDKERAKVEFNIRKANEGDDDSQWKKGYVLHKSKSDERPAGTLIDSAEMEAETVVYQKVPADDPTGEHHFRKPANDITSQLEINFGDLGRPGRGRGGPRGGRGGRGGGGDRGGDRGDRGGGSNRPARGGRSDKPIGVSVPNVDDPEAFPALA, from the exons ATGCCCGGGCAACTGCAAGAAGGTTTCGGCTGTGTCGTAACCAATCGGTTCGACCAGTTATTTGATGATGAATCCGACCCGTTCGAGGTCTTAAAAGAGGCTGAGATCAAGAAGAAGGACGCAGGCACTCCTGGTGCCGCCAAGACCGCTGGCCAAGCTGCAAAGCAGCCCAAAAAGGAGTCTCAGAAGGACAGGAAGAACCCACTTCTGGACAAGAAGGAAGAACCACAGGCTGAAGTCCCACTAAAGAAAGAGG GTATCAGGAGAGTGGGCAGGAGGCCTGACCAGCAGGCCCCTCAGCCAGGACCGCCAGGCCCCCAGCAGCAGGGTGGCCCAGGCGAGGGCCGCCCCAGCGACAGGAGACCTGACAGGAGGCCTCCTCGCGAACGGCGCTTCGATAAACCCTCCGATGAAAAGCCAGAGGGTGGCGAGTTTTCAGTGGAGAA ATCTGCTGGAGACCGGCCAATGAGAGGCCGCGGTGGTGCCCGCGGGGGCCGTGGAGGTGGCCGAGGGCGGGGCATGGGCAGGGGCGACGGGTTTGACTCTCGCGGAAAACGTGAATTTGACCGACACAGCGGAAGCGACCGATC CCTGAAAGCTGAGGAAAAGCGTGGCGGGAGTGGATCTCACAACTGGGGCACTGTTAAGGATGAGCTGAG cgaGCTTGATCAGTCCGCCGTCACCGAGGAGACTGCCGAGGGAGAGGAGCACCCCCCTGCTGACTCTGAGAACAA GGAGAACGAGGTTGAGGAGGTCAAAGAGGAAGGGCCCAAGGAGATGACTCTGGACGAATGGAAGGCCATGCAGGACAAAGAGCGAGCCAAGGTAGAATTCAACATCCGCAAGGCCAACGAGGGCGACGACGACAGCCAGTGGAAGAAGGGATATGTCCTGCACAAGTCCAAGAGCGACGAA AGACCTGCTGGTACTTTAATTGACAGTGCTGAGATGGAGGCAGAGACGGTGGTCTACCAGAAG GTGCCTGCTGATGATCCAACCGGAGAGCACCACTTCCGGAAGCCAGCCAATGACATCACGTCCCAGTTGGAGATCAACTTTGGAGATCTTGGCCGTCCTGGGCGTGGCCGCGGAGGGCCCcgtggaggaaggggagggcgTGGTGGCGGGGGCGACCGCGGCGGCGACCGCGGTGACCGCGGTGGTGGCAGCAACAGGCCGGCCCGTGGGGGCAGATCTGACAAG CCTATTGGAGTGTCAGTCCCTAATGTGGACGACCCAGAGGCTTTCCCGGCCCTGGCCTGA
- the serbp1a gene encoding SERPINE1 mRNA binding protein 1a isoform X1, which produces MPGQLQEGFGCVVTNRFDQLFDDESDPFEVLKEAEIKKKDAGTPGAAKTAGQAAKQPKKESQKDRKNPLLDKKEEPQAEVPLKKEGIRRVGRRPDQQAPQPGPPGPQQQGGPGEGRPSDRRPDRRPPRERRFDKPSDEKPEGGEFSVEKSAGDRPMRGRGGARGGRGGGRGRGMGRGDGFDSRGKREFDRHSGSDRSSLKAEEKRGGSGSHNWGTVKDELSELDQSAVTEETAEGEEHPPADSENKENEVEEVKEEGPKEMTLDEWKAMQDKERAKVEFNIRKANEGDDDSQWKKGYVLHKSKSDERPAGTLIDSAEMEAETVVYQKVPADDPTGEHHFRKPANDITSQLEINFGDLGRPGRGRGGPRGGRGGRGGGGDRGGDRGDRGGGSNRPARGGRSDKPIGVSVPNVDDPEAFPALA; this is translated from the exons ATGCCCGGGCAACTGCAAGAAGGTTTCGGCTGTGTCGTAACCAATCGGTTCGACCAGTTATTTGATGATGAATCCGACCCGTTCGAGGTCTTAAAAGAGGCTGAGATCAAGAAGAAGGACGCAGGCACTCCTGGTGCCGCCAAGACCGCTGGCCAAGCTGCAAAGCAGCCCAAAAAGGAGTCTCAGAAGGACAGGAAGAACCCACTTCTGGACAAGAAGGAAGAACCACAGGCTGAAGTCCCACTAAAGAAAGAGG GTATCAGGAGAGTGGGCAGGAGGCCTGACCAGCAGGCCCCTCAGCCAGGACCGCCAGGCCCCCAGCAGCAGGGTGGCCCAGGCGAGGGCCGCCCCAGCGACAGGAGACCTGACAGGAGGCCTCCTCGCGAACGGCGCTTCGATAAACCCTCCGATGAAAAGCCAGAGGGTGGCGAGTTTTCAGTGGAGAA ATCTGCTGGAGACCGGCCAATGAGAGGCCGCGGTGGTGCCCGCGGGGGCCGTGGAGGTGGCCGAGGGCGGGGCATGGGCAGGGGCGACGGGTTTGACTCTCGCGGAAAACGTGAATTTGACCGACACAGCGGAAGCGACCGATC CAGCCTGAAAGCTGAGGAAAAGCGTGGCGGGAGTGGATCTCACAACTGGGGCACTGTTAAGGATGAGCTGAG cgaGCTTGATCAGTCCGCCGTCACCGAGGAGACTGCCGAGGGAGAGGAGCACCCCCCTGCTGACTCTGAGAACAA GGAGAACGAGGTTGAGGAGGTCAAAGAGGAAGGGCCCAAGGAGATGACTCTGGACGAATGGAAGGCCATGCAGGACAAAGAGCGAGCCAAGGTAGAATTCAACATCCGCAAGGCCAACGAGGGCGACGACGACAGCCAGTGGAAGAAGGGATATGTCCTGCACAAGTCCAAGAGCGACGAA AGACCTGCTGGTACTTTAATTGACAGTGCTGAGATGGAGGCAGAGACGGTGGTCTACCAGAAG GTGCCTGCTGATGATCCAACCGGAGAGCACCACTTCCGGAAGCCAGCCAATGACATCACGTCCCAGTTGGAGATCAACTTTGGAGATCTTGGCCGTCCTGGGCGTGGCCGCGGAGGGCCCcgtggaggaaggggagggcgTGGTGGCGGGGGCGACCGCGGCGGCGACCGCGGTGACCGCGGTGGTGGCAGCAACAGGCCGGCCCGTGGGGGCAGATCTGACAAG CCTATTGGAGTGTCAGTCCCTAATGTGGACGACCCAGAGGCTTTCCCGGCCCTGGCCTGA
- the LOC133126508 gene encoding uncharacterized protein LOC133126508 has translation MQNWTPKIHPESPHVHGACIRMEGAGNTIWRDSKLRDLTWPISQCACDQTMVSSCSRNLQAAGAAWACPSSFNATVPGCPKSSPETSKPAASELHLDRLRWDSRILIQAHWESSFPGPRDSQESCFQPNEDNLPSTTFYASDHQLSQKAYRHEGLYHCQLNELPTFGKIQKTSAGNSTPLPTIPGSHLVKTHVTQNAPSHSLRSTRPQCSLPNMLPAGSSCGDSVEAGHIALAAQVRLRALLAQCCQPLNSLFGVHQDAVCCRHYYATAVVCWLFCIITTTMVLIAATAFRSPHNGD, from the exons ATGCAAAACTGGACTCCTAAGATACACCCGGAATCTCCTCATGTCCATGGTGCCTGCATCCGAATGGAGGGTGCAGGGAACACAATCTGGAGAGACTCAAAGCTAAGAGACCTTACCTGGCCCATTTCACAATGTGCTTGTGATCAAACAATGGTTTCGAGTTGCAGTAGGAATTTGCAAGCAGCCGGAGCTGCATGGGCCTGTCCTTCGAGCTTTAATGCCACAGTTCCTGGGTGTCCGAAATCAAGCCCAGAAACCAGCAAACCAGCGGCCAGTGAACTACATCTTGACCGCTTACGTTGGGACAGCAGGATCCTGATTCAGGCACACTGGGAGAGTTCATTCCCAGGTCCCAGAGATTCACAGGAGTCATGCTTTCAGCCAAATGAAGATAACTTGCCAAGCACCACATTTTATGCATCTGATCATCAGTTGAGCCAAAAGGCTTATCGTCATGAAG GCTTGTATCATTGCCAACTGAATGAGCTTCCTACCTTTGGCAAG ATACAGAAGACCTCAGCTGGAAATAGCACAcccctacccacaatcccagGTAGCCATCTTGTCAAGACACatgttacccagaatgcaccatcACACTCTCTCAGGAGCACGAGACCTCAGTGTTCCCTGCCTAACATGTTGCCTGCTGGATCAAGCTGTGGGGACTCAGTAGAGGCAGGACACATAGCCCTGGCAGCCCAAGTGAGGCTCCGGGCACTGTTGGCACAGTGCTGCCAGCCTCTGAACTCCCTGTTTGGGGTCCACCAGGATGCTGTTTGTTGCCGCCACTACTATGCCACTGCTGTCGTATGCTGGCTCTTCTgtatcatcaccaccaccatggTGCTTATTGCAGCTACTGCATTTAGATCACCCCACAATGGAGACTGA